A single bacterium DNA region contains:
- the menH gene encoding 2-succinyl-6-hydroxy-2,4-cyclohexadiene-1-carboxylate synthase, which produces MAAKPKKGAATPGDPPAGRPLAFEERGPAGAPPLLLLHGFLGSRRDWDPVAAALAGSRRCIAVDLPGHGETGAPADEGLWTPAGCVEALAALLKERGGGAVAGYSLGGRLALQLAAEHPKTVTRAVIVSATPGISGECGRGQRRAMDEGAARRLEGGGLDAFLKEWYEMALFAPLREHARFPQVLERRRRNDPRLLARSLRQMGAGAQPPQWDALPALRVPLLFLVGERDQKFTDIAFDAVARCPNAEAVVVRGRGHALVEEAPERVAQEIAGFLAAG; this is translated from the coding sequence ATGGCCGCGAAGCCGAAGAAGGGCGCCGCCACGCCCGGAGACCCGCCCGCAGGTCGTCCTCTCGCCTTCGAGGAGCGCGGCCCCGCCGGCGCCCCGCCGCTGCTGCTGCTCCACGGCTTTCTGGGAAGCCGGCGCGACTGGGATCCCGTGGCCGCCGCGCTCGCGGGGTCGCGCCGCTGCATCGCCGTCGACCTTCCGGGGCACGGTGAGACCGGCGCCCCGGCGGACGAGGGGCTCTGGACGCCGGCCGGCTGCGTCGAGGCGCTCGCGGCGCTGCTGAAGGAGCGCGGCGGGGGCGCAGTGGCCGGCTACTCTCTCGGCGGACGGCTCGCGCTGCAATTGGCCGCGGAGCACCCGAAGACCGTGACGCGCGCCGTGATCGTCTCGGCGACGCCGGGAATCTCCGGCGAGTGCGGGCGCGGACAGCGGCGCGCCATGGACGAGGGAGCCGCGCGGCGGCTCGAGGGCGGCGGGCTCGACGCCTTCCTCAAGGAGTGGTACGAGATGGCGCTCTTCGCCCCGCTACGCGAGCACGCGCGGTTCCCGCAGGTCCTCGAGCGGCGACGGCGCAACGACCCGCGCCTGCTCGCGCGCTCGCTGCGGCAGATGGGCGCCGGAGCGCAGCCGCCGCAGTGGGACGCGCTCCCGGCGCTGCGCGTGCCGCTGCTCTTTCTCGTCGGCGAGCGCGACCAGAAGTTCACCGACATCGCCTTCGACGCGGTGGCGCGCTGCCCGAACGCGGAGGCCGTGGTCGTGCGCGGCCGCGGCCACGCCCTGGTCGAGGAGGCCCCGGAGCGGGTGGCGCAGGAGATCGCGGGGTTCCTGGCGGCGGGATGA